One genomic window of Ziziphus jujuba cultivar Dongzao chromosome 4, ASM3175591v1 includes the following:
- the LOC107416408 gene encoding metalloendoproteinase 1-MMP, with amino-acid sequence MAGTKGQSAKDIPNLKRYLKKFGYLNNYDEATLNNDQDDYFDDTLESAVKLYQKNYNLSVTGKLVSATIKQMSLPRCGVPDNVQYVIPGAQWPPNKYHLTYAFNSSKQPALPPEDVRTTVAFAFTLWTRNSVFSFQEVDLGQPHDLVLGFRQGYHGDNGPFDGPYGVLAHLLGMGHSLDPLAVMLASITPGIRRKDLNADDVAGIHALYATP; translated from the exons ATGGCAG GGACTAAGGGACAATCGGCCAAAGACATCCCAAACCTCAAACGCTACCTCAAGAAATTTGGTTACCTTAATAACTACGACGAGGCAACTCTAAACAACGATCAGGACGACTACTTCGACGATACTTTGGAGTCGGCAGTCAAATTGTATCAGAAAAACTACAATTTGAGTGTCACAGGGAAGCTTGTTTCCGCTACCATTAAGCAAATGTCACTTCCACGTTGTGGAGTTCCTGATAATGTCCAGTACGTAATTCCAGGAGCCCAATGGCCTCCTAACAAATACCATTTAACATACGCCTTCAACTCCAGCAAGCAACCAGCTCTTCCACCAGAAGATGTGAGGACTACTGTGGCTTTCGCATTCACACTATGGACAAGAAATTCTGTATTTTCGTTTCAGGAAGTGGATCTGGGTCAGCCCCATGATCTTGTGTTGGGTTTCCGTCAGGGTTATCACGGTGATAATGGGCCTTTTGATGGGCCTTATGGAGTTTTGGCCCAT CTTCTTGGAATGGGTCATAGTTTGGATCCCTTGGCGGTTATGCTTGCCAGTATTACACCTGGCATAAGAAGGAAAGATTTGAATGCTGATGATGTTGCAGGCATACATGCTTTGTATGCTACTCCATGA